Proteins encoded in a region of the Apilactobacillus apisilvae genome:
- a CDS encoding GH25 family lysozyme has product MKIKNLLLTILAICLLTFTFGVANNSAHAMSASDANANNTVYDVSEHQGVFTDQQVQQLKSEVPFMILRVQQGSAYSDHTFQQNRDLMNKYNIPYGVYSYSQYENPSDAADEARTLYNRAPNARFYVNDYEDQTVTSGGTNESTEAWINALRPLVGQRKILFYSYAYFMEAHAAEAISSYDGYWLPNYNDTEPAREHVLWQFTSSFYSNALGQNIDASLLNSKDASWFVGNSASSNYVQPTNNTNTDQSSNNQSNNTNNNDQQNNNQSNNQQSNQQSNNQTTNSQNNNNQQNQQNSDQNNSSNNTDNNDNQPEQQPRNTSYVQQSKNMLIKAGYDYQIYNHVPGDNKFTDNTYAKASVSDYTRKSVYVNSIATVNGKTYYRLYYKGKSIGWVNTKALIPNVKYSTYYRTKTMKSNPKVNFNNHISNSGFSNVKVTANGHKYANKKLQVTRRAIKDGWNSYYYQAFYRGKLVGWIYQSAFK; this is encoded by the coding sequence ATGAAAATTAAGAATCTTTTATTAACAATTTTAGCTATATGCTTATTAACATTTACGTTTGGTGTCGCTAATAATAGTGCCCATGCAATGTCTGCTAGTGATGCTAATGCTAATAATACTGTTTACGATGTTTCAGAACATCAAGGTGTTTTCACAGACCAACAAGTTCAACAATTAAAGTCAGAAGTTCCTTTCATGATTTTAAGAGTTCAACAAGGTAGTGCTTATTCTGACCATACATTTCAACAAAATCGTGATTTGATGAATAAATATAATATTCCATACGGAGTATATTCGTACAGTCAATATGAAAATCCATCAGATGCTGCTGATGAAGCTCGTACGCTTTATAATCGTGCTCCAAACGCTAGATTTTATGTAAATGATTATGAAGATCAAACAGTAACATCTGGTGGCACTAATGAATCAACTGAAGCATGGATTAATGCTTTAAGACCATTGGTTGGTCAACGTAAAATCCTGTTTTATTCATATGCCTATTTTATGGAAGCTCATGCAGCTGAAGCAATTAGCTCATATGATGGCTATTGGCTTCCAAATTATAACGACACCGAACCTGCAAGAGAACATGTCTTATGGCAATTTACTAGTAGCTTTTATTCAAACGCTTTAGGCCAAAATATCGACGCTAGTTTATTAAATTCTAAAGATGCAAGCTGGTTTGTTGGAAATTCTGCTAGTTCTAATTATGTACAACCAACAAATAATACAAATACTGATCAAAGTAGTAATAACCAATCTAATAACACAAATAATAATGATCAGCAAAATAATAACCAGTCAAATAATCAACAAAGTAATCAACAATCAAATAACCAAACTACTAATTCACAAAATAATAATAATCAACAAAATCAACAAAATAGTGATCAAAATAACTCTTCAAATAATACAGACAATAATGACAATCAACCAGAACAACAACCAAGAAACACTAGTTATGTTCAACAATCAAAGAATATGCTGATTAAAGCTGGTTATGACTATCAAATTTATAATCATGTTCCTGGTGATAATAAGTTCACTGATAATACTTACGCAAAAGCTAGTGTTAGTGATTACACTCGTAAGTCCGTGTACGTTAACTCCATTGCTACTGTAAATGGAAAAACTTACTATCGTTTATACTACAAAGGTAAATCAATCGGCTGGGTTAATACTAAAGCATTGATTCCTAATGTAAAATACTCAACTTACTATCGTACTAAGACTATGAAAAGTAATCCTAAGGTAAACTTTAATAATCACATTAGTAATAGTGGTTTTTCCAATGTTAAAGTAACTGCAAATGGTCATAAATATGCTAATAAAAAATTACAAGTTACTCGTCGAGCAATTAAAGATGGCTGGAACAGCTACTATTACCAAGCATTTTATCGTGGCAAATTAGTTGGTTGGATTTATCAAAGTGCCTTTAAATAA
- a CDS encoding DUF3278 domain-containing protein — protein sequence MNNQKESFYIKFIKYLYHINGDIDEYKISEINRIGNNAFMILIVYFWLEIMALMVPLFLSLNLQNTLLIVFFSNALMLFIIMSYIYFSIYRLKLDQIDAYDEKDYLLKLKKAKRKSILGAFIFFVLERLLTLFIDFSNNTDHLSLIQLIISPKRNINWIIGALSVGVISYFRLKSKIKK from the coding sequence ATGAACAATCAAAAAGAATCTTTTTACATAAAATTTATAAAATATTTATATCATATTAATGGTGATATTGATGAGTATAAGATATCAGAAATAAACAGAATTGGTAATAATGCTTTTATGATTCTAATAGTATATTTTTGGTTGGAAATAATGGCATTAATGGTACCGCTATTTTTATCTTTAAATCTACAGAATACATTACTAATAGTATTTTTTTCAAATGCATTAATGTTATTTATTATAATGTCTTACATATACTTTAGTATATACAGATTAAAATTGGATCAAATAGATGCTTATGATGAAAAAGATTACTTATTAAAATTAAAAAAAGCCAAAAGAAAAAGTATTTTGGGTGCATTTATCTTTTTTGTTTTAGAGCGATTATTAACACTTTTTATTGATTTTTCTAATAATACTGATCATTTATCTTTAATTCAGTTAATCATTTCTCCTAAGCGAAATATAAACTGGATTATCGGAGCTTTATCTGTAGGTGTTATTTCTTATTTTAGGCTTAAGTCAAAGATTAAAAAATAA
- a CDS encoding helix-turn-helix transcriptional regulator, with protein sequence MNNKVKLIRVSKDLQQKDLALKVGISRQTLSLIEKGQYNPSLKLCVSIAEALGSDLNTLFWKV encoded by the coding sequence ATGAATAATAAGGTAAAACTCATCAGAGTTTCTAAAGACCTTCAACAAAAGGACTTAGCTTTAAAAGTGGGAATTTCAAGACAAACTTTAAGCCTGATTGAGAAGGGTCAATACAATCCTTCTTTAAAGCTATGTGTAAGTATTGCTGAAGCCTTAGGCTCTGATTTAAATACATTATTTTGGAAGGTGTAA